From a region of the Thermomonas sp. HDW16 genome:
- a CDS encoding NADP-dependent malic enzyme: MSDTPSNDDLKQAALDYHSLEPKGKIKVTATKPMITQRDLALAYSPGVAFACEEIAADPKLASEYTARGNLVAVVTNGTAVLGLGDIGPLAGKPVMEGKGVLFQKFAGIDVFDIEINERDPDKLVDIIASLEPTFGGINLEDIKAPECFIVERKLRERMNIPVFHDDQHGTAIIVGAAVLNALEVAGKDIGKVKLATAGAGAAGIACLDMLVALGVKPENILAYDREGVLYTGRGHMDPDKQRYARDTDKRSLADIVAGADIFLGLSAGGVLKPEMVASMAERPIILALANPYPEILPEDAKAVRPDCIIATGRSDYPNQVNNALCFPYIFRGALDAGATEINEAMKLACVRAIAELARKEASDLGSAYGGEVPKFGPEYLIPRPFDPRLLMTLAPAVAQAAMESGIAERPIADIVAYREKLAQFVYRTSLMMKPVYDRARSDTKRVVYAEGEEYVVLQAVQTVIDEGLAFPILIGRPDVIGNRIAKLGLRMKAGVDFELTDIGDDPRFEEYWRQYHALTERRGVTPSAARNLLRSRPTIIAALMVERGEADGMITGIVGRFHKKLGYLRSVFDFEPGITGTAAMTGVINDDGAWFFVDTHVQLDPSAEQIAEATLQASYRLKLFGIEPKVALLSHSNFGSHQDASALKMRRAYEIIRQRQPKLEIDGEMMADTAWDEALRQRIFPNTRLKGRANLLVMPNLDAANIGYNLIRVATGGVAIGPILMGLDQPAHILTPASSSRRVVNMTAIVAVEAQIRAEMRNEKK; the protein is encoded by the coding sequence ATGTCAGACACCCCCAGCAACGACGATCTGAAGCAAGCCGCACTCGATTACCACTCGCTGGAGCCCAAGGGCAAGATCAAGGTCACGGCGACCAAGCCGATGATCACCCAGCGCGACCTGGCGCTGGCGTATTCGCCGGGCGTGGCCTTCGCCTGCGAGGAGATCGCCGCCGACCCGAAGCTGGCCAGCGAATACACCGCGCGCGGCAACCTGGTCGCGGTGGTCACCAACGGCACCGCCGTGCTCGGGCTGGGCGACATCGGCCCGCTGGCCGGCAAGCCGGTGATGGAAGGCAAGGGCGTGCTGTTCCAGAAGTTCGCCGGGATCGACGTGTTCGACATTGAGATCAACGAGCGCGATCCGGACAAGCTGGTCGACATCATCGCCAGTCTGGAGCCGACCTTCGGCGGCATCAACCTGGAGGACATCAAGGCGCCGGAATGCTTCATCGTGGAGCGCAAGCTGCGCGAGCGGATGAACATCCCGGTGTTCCATGACGACCAGCACGGGACCGCGATCATCGTCGGCGCCGCCGTGCTCAACGCATTGGAAGTCGCGGGCAAGGACATCGGCAAGGTCAAGCTGGCGACCGCCGGTGCCGGCGCGGCCGGCATCGCTTGCCTGGACATGCTGGTGGCGCTTGGCGTGAAGCCGGAGAACATCTTGGCCTACGACCGCGAAGGCGTGCTCTACACCGGCCGTGGCCACATGGATCCGGACAAGCAGCGCTATGCGCGTGATACCGACAAGCGCAGCCTGGCCGACATCGTCGCCGGTGCCGATATTTTCCTGGGCCTGTCTGCCGGCGGCGTGCTGAAGCCGGAGATGGTGGCCAGCATGGCCGAACGGCCGATCATCCTGGCGTTGGCCAATCCCTACCCGGAAATCCTGCCGGAAGACGCCAAGGCAGTGCGTCCGGACTGCATCATCGCCACCGGCCGCTCGGACTATCCGAACCAGGTCAACAACGCGCTGTGCTTCCCCTACATCTTCCGCGGTGCGCTGGATGCGGGCGCGACGGAAATCAACGAGGCGATGAAGCTGGCCTGCGTGCGCGCCATCGCCGAACTCGCGCGCAAGGAAGCCTCCGACCTCGGCAGCGCCTACGGCGGTGAAGTGCCGAAATTCGGCCCGGAATACCTGATCCCGCGCCCGTTCGACCCACGCCTGCTGATGACGCTGGCACCGGCGGTGGCGCAGGCGGCGATGGAGTCCGGTATTGCCGAACGCCCGATCGCCGACATCGTCGCCTATCGCGAGAAGCTGGCGCAGTTCGTCTACCGCACCAGCCTGATGATGAAGCCGGTGTACGACCGCGCGCGCAGCGACACCAAGCGCGTGGTGTATGCCGAGGGCGAGGAATACGTGGTGCTGCAGGCGGTGCAGACGGTGATCGATGAAGGCCTGGCCTTCCCGATCCTGATTGGCCGCCCGGACGTGATCGGCAACCGCATCGCCAAGCTCGGCCTGCGCATGAAGGCAGGCGTGGATTTCGAGCTGACCGACATCGGCGACGATCCGCGCTTCGAAGAATACTGGCGCCAGTACCACGCGCTGACCGAGCGCCGCGGTGTCACCCCGAGCGCCGCACGCAACCTGCTGCGTTCGCGGCCGACGATCATCGCCGCGTTGATGGTCGAGCGCGGCGAGGCGGACGGCATGATCACCGGCATTGTCGGCCGCTTCCACAAGAAGCTGGGCTACCTGCGCAGCGTGTTCGATTTCGAGCCGGGCATCACCGGCACCGCGGCGATGACCGGCGTGATCAACGACGATGGCGCCTGGTTCTTCGTCGATACCCATGTGCAGCTGGATCCGTCGGCCGAGCAGATCGCGGAGGCCACCTTGCAGGCCAGTTACCGGCTCAAGCTGTTCGGCATCGAACCGAAGGTGGCGCTGCTGTCGCATTCCAACTTCGGCAGCCACCAGGACGCCAGCGCGCTGAAGATGCGCCGCGCCTACGAGATCATCCGCCAGCGCCAGCCGAAGCTGGAGATCGATGGCGAAATGATGGCGGACACCGCCTGGGACGAAGCGCTGCGCCAGCGTATCTTCCCCAACACCCGCCTCAAGGGCCGCGCCAACCTGCTGGTGATGCCGAACCTGGATGCCGCCAACATCGGCTACAACCTGATCCGCGTCGCCACCGGCGGCGTCGCCATCGGCCCGATCCTGATGGGCCTGGACCAGCCGGCGCACATCCTGACCCCGGCTTCGTCCTCGCGGCGGGTGGTGAACATGACCGCGATCGTGGCGGTGGAAGCGCAGATCCGCGCGGAAATGCGCAACGAAAAGAAATAA